The genomic DNA AATACAGAAAAAGCAGTCGTCTCCGTTGACTCAGTGCAGTGTCACACTTAAACCTTGGTGTGCTTGTGGCTCAAAGAACCAACCAATTTGAGCAATCCCACCATTTTGAGTTTGGGTTTTCATTCGAAGCGCAAGATCAATGTTAAAGTGAGCACAGAACTGCTGAGCTCATCAGGGCCTTTTCCAGACACCAGAGGAAGTCCAAATCCCTCtgacttcctcttcctgccttGTGCCTTTCCTTCTTCCATTTCCTCGCACCTGCgactgtttctgtcatttgttcGGAGTGTACGTGCGTGTATGCGTGAATGATGGACCACTGATTTCAACTATGGTGCTAATTTTGAGTTCATAGACATCATATTGTCTAATATTTCCACAGTATGTAATGATGATGGCTGCTggttggcaggaaaaaaaacaacacttgttTTGTATCTATCatgttttgtacttttacatGGATCTTTGTATTATTTTGCATTACACAAAGAAGTAAAATCCCCAACAATGTGATTGATTTGTCATTTGAGTGTATATGGATTATTCACTCCTGTGTTTCAAATATCTTTTACGTAATCCACTGATTACAAGGGGATTATATTTCTAAAAATAGTCGTAATGTATAGAGTACTATAATGTAATGCATTCATAAACAAGGATTATTTGCCTTACCCTCTTGAACTCCAGGTCGTGTTTAGCTCCATTTACTTTTGATGATATAAAGTCACTGTATGCCTCAGCCAAGCAGGAAAACAGTTTGCATGGTGCTAATACTGGATATAATAGCTTTAACATAATTTATATCTTGTAGTTTTAAAATACGGAGCAATTCATGAGAAGTCTTGTTTATATTCCTCTGCAGTTGATGTGTCGTATATTAGAAGGAAACCTAACAGTGTGTGGGGGATACACTGAAGAAATAATGATACtatagtagtgtgtgtgtgtgtgtgtgtgtgtgtgtgtgtgtgtgtgtgtgtgtgtgtgtgtgtgtgtgtgtgtgtcatgatgAGATCTGACAATATTTAAGCAGTTCCTTTTGTTTGAGTAGACAGGGTGGAGTGCCTCCCACACTCTCTtcaaatcacaatcacaatagCGCACGTAcacaccatagactgtatataaacaggtacacacacacaaacacacacgcacacacacacacacacacacacacttacattcaTATACTCAGATAGTCAAAATCTCATAAAGCATTTTCAGCTTCCAAGATAATATTCTAAGCCAcacttttttacaaaaagaaaaaaaagatatattctTATACGTCTCTGACACTCTCCTTTACTCATGATAAATAGTCTAAAAAACTTAAATGGGGAACAGACCAATTTCAgatccctctctgtgtgttatATTGAGAAAATAATAGTACTGGCCAAACATCAAACAGGATGTGATCTACTTTGCTGACCACTCCAGTTGTCATGGTCCTACCACCACCTAATAAAACCAGTCACTAGATGGCAGACTAGACCGTACTGTATAAACAGAATAACACAATAAGTCTGTGAACGATGTTATTCATCGTTCACAGACTGGTTCACtgtgttaaaacattttctgaggGATTTTAAATCATGAAGATTTTTAaaagaccacaaaaaaaacaaactaccggaataagggtttttattttagcaTTAGATTTACAGCGATTGTCAACATCTTTACAGTACAAAAAGTGTAACTTAAGcgaaaattaaattaaattgtcaAGACTTGAGACATGAAGTGCAGTTTATACATATTTAGTATCTTAGGGCAGTTgtgtttaacatgttttttaaaaatggctttcaaaaatacacgtgagtttgatttgaaatctggaaacaaaataaaatgtctgtctTCTTATTAGTATAGACGTAGAAAAATACATAGTTTTGACAAGCTGCCTCTGCTTCAGAGAAAAGGCATGAGGTGTGCACTTGCAGCTGCTCAGTTAAAGATACAAACTATAGGCTTTGTTTTAAGATTAGTGCAAGATAAAAGAGCGAGAGAAGACGGAAATTATGCTTTGGGATAGTGTGGGTGCATAGTCAGCGAGTAGCAGGCAATGGTCAGAAACAGACACTTTCTGAACAAACACAGGATGCAGTGAGTTGCCACCAACCATCACAGTTTTTAACAAAGCTTTCAGAGAAGGGCATTTTTTTGCACCTGTTATGGAAATGAAACCCCCTTGATGTACCTGTATGTGGTTTCGTTATCCTCTCCAACGAGGCAAGATGAGAATTATGTGAAACACCTCATGCGGAGTTATACATTCACCTATCCGGTTCAGTATTTCATCTATAACGCAAAGCGATATGCATCCACAGTTTGGTGAGACTTCAGCGTAGTTAGGACAGAAAAAGGTATTTTCCGTCAGGTACGATTCAGCCAATCCAATCGCAACCCCCTCCTCTACACGATGAGGGCTAATGTCCGTGCTGATGGGGGTCGTGGCTCGCGTCGCCTGCGGCGGCTGTCGAGGAGGTGGAGATGCTGTTGTGCTGGATGGCCTGCGGATGAGGCCCGGGGCCGACAGGAGTGGGACTTCCTCCTGGGCTCACCCCTGCAGCTGGACACAGagacagctgtcaatcaaagtcACCGACCACGTGTGGACTGTCCCATCTGTGAGTGAATCGGGTAAGGGCTGTATGCATTCGGATTCAGGCGCGCAAGGAATGAATGGAAACAGCTGAGATTACAGGAAAATATCTCTTTTATTTAAACAAGtgaatactgtacatacacgtAAAAAGACAACAATAGAAATATATGGATCTAACACATGCCAATGTTGCATCCGTCATTGTTCTCAACACTTAAAACGCAATGGCTGCTTTCCATTTAAGCCACAAGGTGCAGCATTTGTAATTTTACTTTCGGTCGGTCACAGGTGCAGTTATTGTTGAACATTAACTTTAACCTGGCTGGAGTGCAAAAGGTGCATGGCCTGCATTTTTGTTCCATGCTAACTAGTGCAACAATAGCACTTTACTCCAGAGTATTTCAAACACCATCAAGATCTGCTTCATTCAATTAGTatgaaaattaagaaaaaaattataataatgtgaaTGAGGGTCAAGAGTGcttcttcctgattggttcgcCCCAGGAATAAAAGTGCCTCAACTGATACACGAATGGGGATAAAAGCAGAGTTTTGACTCTGAAGTGCTGTTTATGCAGTTTtaggtccgtgtgtgtgtgtgtgtgtgtgtgtgtgtgtgtgtttgtgtgtgtagccttGGGGGATTCCCTTATGTGCACAAATAAGGTGTAACATATCTGACTTATACCCTCAGGGGTGGGCGGAGATGATTTGGGCTTCAGGCGTCTGGTGATATTTCTAGCGAGAGGGTACAGGGTCTGGAGTTTTACTCACTGGGGTAACCCTGTGCCTCTCTCTGCCGGGCAGTGACGGGACAGTCCTTGTGGGTGAGCAGAATCTGCTTCAGCTGACCCACCTCCGACCTCAGCGACGTCACCTCATTCTGGGAACACACGGGGAAATACTAAGACACCTCCAAAGGgttgatagtgtgtgtgtgataggtgtgtgtgtgtgtgtgtgcacagaagTGCGTCCCACCTGTAGCTGCAGGTTTGTGTGCGTCAGCTCTTCAGCTTTCTTCTCCAGCGACGACACCCACACCTTCCTCTTCTGTCGACAGCGGGTAGCTGCCGCCCGATTGCGCTCCAGAAACTTCTGCCTGCGCTCGTCGGGGTCCTGCTCTGCCGTCCTCCGCCGACGGTTGCTGCATCCCCCCTCTCGCGCCCCACCGCCAATGCAGCTGCCACTTGCCTGCACTGCGTGCTGGGAATGGGAAGGGTGCGAGGGATGCATCTGCTGTGCAACTGGTGATAACTGCAAACagcataaataaatagataaataaccTCACCGTGCTCGGCCGCAGGAACCCGAGGTCAGTAAGTGTGAATGTAAAAGCGTCGTACCTGTGCAGAAACAGGCAGCGGAGGTGACGCCTGGTGCATGTGCGAGGGCGGCGACTGGTGAGCCTGAGCGCGCGGTACATTCCCTGACTGGTGAAGCTGGTGGCCGTGCGAGCTTCCCAGGTGCTGTGGAGGAGGGGCGTGGCATCGCTGCTGGTAGGGAAGCGGTGGAGCCGGAAGCTGCGGATGATGCGGGTGGTGTTGCAGTGGAGGTGCCTGGTGGCAGTGTGACATCATGTCCATCACGTGACCCACAGAGGCACTGGGGTTGTTGACGGAGGCCATTCCCAGGTGGTGCTGTTGGAAATGATGGCCCAGCGTCTGTTTGGATCTCTGAGTGGAAAtgagatgatttaaaaaaaaaaaaaaaaaaaaatgttaccgGGACATCTTATATATCTATACAATATATATTCTCCGGGTATGCATGTGATGCACATTTAGAATAGTGAGAGTGGTAAGGGGTTCAGCTGATGATATCAAAATAActgataaagaataaaaaactcaTTCATTAGAAGATAACCCTGCGCACCTGCAGCCATCAGGACAAACGTCATCAAcaccaaaaatatatacattttctcttcattgaaaatattaaatcattttacaaaAGATCCTTTCAGTGTTACTTGAGCCAGTTCTAAACTCGCAGAGACAAAGAGTTGCACATTTCAACTGGAGCCTCAGTGATTGACAACCTCATTATGGCCTCCAGAGATGCTTCATTCCACCAAATGATCTCGCTGAGATTAATAAGAGTCTTGTGAATGAGTTTAAAGGAGGAGATTTAATTTTGGAAATGGAAAGACAgaatagagacagacaggtgatcGGATGTTAAATCTCCTCTAATCTGTTTTAATCATATACTCTTGCaatttagttatttatattCCCATTGTTATTCTATGTATGTACTATATAACAACCTTATCCTTTGAAGAAAATATGCATTTTGTGATTTTAGgctggatgaataaaaaaaaaacaaataaagattcCCAAATTGCCCCGGTGCATGTTGTGATAATAAGGACCAATCCTTCACTAAACAGGAGCTGGTTGTCCCCAATAATTATGTCTATTATATAGTATTATTtacaacaggaaaaaatgtgGATGTTAAACATTACAGAAAGTATTTTGTGTCTTGATGTTTTCAGAACGACTTTGGTAtgttataaatgtattttgatttAAAGCATCCTCATTACTTGTTCCAGAAAATAATGGACATTGAGAAAATGTCCGTTTCTGAAAGTATATCAATGAGAATtccatgttatgttttttttatccccagCCGCGCAAATTAGAAAAAAttcatgaaacaaacacacatttcaaatatg from Scophthalmus maximus strain ysfricsl-2021 chromosome 22, ASM2237912v1, whole genome shotgun sequence includes the following:
- the creb5a gene encoding cyclic AMP-responsive element-binding protein 5 isoform X4; translation: MNQHQLKPQLQLQHPPQPRHPHPQPPLHHPQTHTLQHPQCHGPTMGPSCSLAAQQALSSSQPGSVITQAPSMLTHSGPVPGPLSSLLHMRNRHRQPLAASLPGTLPDPAMQGASAQHMPIEKQMSCLMGIPGPAHNPSCSSPQRSKQTLGHHFQQHHLGMASVNNPSASVGHVMDMMSHCHQAPPLQHHPHHPQLPAPPLPYQQRCHAPPPQHLGSSHGHQLHQSGNVPRAQAHQSPPSHMHQASPPLPVSAQLSPVAQQMHPSHPSHSQHAVQASGSCIGGGAREGGCSNRRRRTAEQDPDERRQKFLERNRAAATRCRQKRKVWVSSLEKKAEELTHTNLQLQNEVTSLRSEVGQLKQILLTHKDCPVTARQREAQGYPTAGVSPGGSPTPVGPGPHPQAIQHNSISTSSTAAAGDASHDPHQHGH
- the creb5a gene encoding cyclic AMP-responsive element-binding protein 5 isoform X1; its protein translation is MNDKQDRPHVCGAPGCSQRFQLEEHLVIHRHKHEMTLKFPSIKTDTAFTDQTPTPTRFLQNCEEVGLFKEIEEEFLQAQEEEKSKQTLTHNGPSCMNQHQLKPQLQLQHPPQPRHPHPQPPLHHPQTHTLQHPQCHGPTMGPSCSLAAQQALSSSQPGSVITQAPSMLTHSGPVPGPLSSLLHMRNRHRQPLAASLPGTLPDPAMQGASAQHMPIEKQMSCLMGIPGPAHNPSCSSPQRSKQTLGHHFQQHHLGMASVNNPSASVGHVMDMMSHCHQAPPLQHHPHHPQLPAPPLPYQQRCHAPPPQHLGSSHGHQLHQSGNVPRAQAHQSPPSHMHQASPPLPVSAQLSPVAQQMHPSHPSHSQHAVQASGSCIGGGAREGGCSNRRRRTAEQDPDERRQKFLERNRAAATRCRQKRKVWVSSLEKKAEELTHTNLQLQNEVTSLRSEVGQLKQILLTHKDCPVTARQREAQGYPTAGVSPGGSPTPVGPGPHPQAIQHNSISTSSTAAAGDASHDPHQHGH
- the creb5a gene encoding cyclic AMP-responsive element-binding protein 5 isoform X2, which encodes MNDKQDRPHVCGAPGCSQRFQLEEHLVIHRHKHEMTLKFPSIKTDTAFTDQTPTPTRFLQNCEEVGLFKEIEEEFLQAQEEEKSKQTLTHNGPSCMNQHQLKPQLQLQHPPQPRHPHPQPPLHHPQTHTLQHPQCHGPTMGPSCSLAAQQALSSSQPGSVITQAPSMLTHSGPVPGPLSSLLHMRNRHRQPLAASLPGTLPDPAMQGASAQHMPIEKQMSCLMGIPGPAHNPSCSSPQRSKQTLGHHFQQHHLGMASVNNPSASVGHVMDMMSHCHQAPPLQHHPHHPQLPAPPLPYQQRCHAPPPQHLGSSHGHQLHQSGNVPRAQAHQSPPSHMHQASPPLPVSAQLSPVAQQMHPSHPSHSQHAVQASGSCIGGGAREGGCSNRRRRTAEQDPDERRQKFLERNRAAATRCRQKRKVWVSSLEKKAEELTHTNLQLQNEVTSLRSEVGQLKQILLTHKDCPVTARQREAQGYPRVSPGGSPTPVGPGPHPQAIQHNSISTSSTAAAGDASHDPHQHGH
- the creb5a gene encoding cyclic AMP-responsive element-binding protein 5 isoform X3, with product MTLKFPSIKTDTAFTDQTPTPTRFLQNCEEVGLFKEIEEEFLQAQEEEKSKQTLTHNGPSCMNQHQLKPQLQLQHPPQPRHPHPQPPLHHPQTHTLQHPQCHGPTMGPSCSLAAQQALSSSQPGSVITQAPSMLTHSGPVPGPLSSLLHMRNRHRQPLAASLPGTLPDPAMQGASAQHMPIEKQMSCLMGIPGPAHNPSCSSPQRSKQTLGHHFQQHHLGMASVNNPSASVGHVMDMMSHCHQAPPLQHHPHHPQLPAPPLPYQQRCHAPPPQHLGSSHGHQLHQSGNVPRAQAHQSPPSHMHQASPPLPVSAQLSPVAQQMHPSHPSHSQHAVQASGSCIGGGAREGGCSNRRRRTAEQDPDERRQKFLERNRAAATRCRQKRKVWVSSLEKKAEELTHTNLQLQNEVTSLRSEVGQLKQILLTHKDCPVTARQREAQGYPTAGVSPGGSPTPVGPGPHPQAIQHNSISTSSTAAAGDASHDPHQHGH